A window of the Gossypium hirsutum isolate 1008001.06 chromosome A05, Gossypium_hirsutum_v2.1, whole genome shotgun sequence genome harbors these coding sequences:
- the LOC107957568 gene encoding lysophospholipid acyltransferase LPEAT1 isoform X5 — MESELRGFNTKPSKTPQPDPTHDDASSRDDRPLLTSVSNVLELEKKCAAYVRNDVYGAMGRGELPLMEKLQLGIAFVTLLPLRIILVMTVLVVYYLICRICTLFSVPNHGEGQEDYAHLGGWRRTVILPSGRFLSKTLLFLVGFYRINETHNGSKNSQENSKTAGTLQPDEPEQRPGAIVSNHISYLDILYHMSSSFPSFVAKRSVANIPLVGLISKCLGCVYVQRESKSSDFKGVSGVVTDRVCKAHQDEYAPKILLFPEGTTTNGDYLISFKTGAFLARAPVVPVILKYPYQRFSSAWESVTGGNLILSDIGLAEKRIYLATLNETNQRDGFTFLI; from the exons ATGGAGTCCGAACTCAGGGGCTTTAATACTAAACCATCTAAGACCCCACAACCCGACCCGACACACGACGATGCCTCCTCCAGAGACGACCGCCCACTACTCACATCCGTCTCCAACGTCCTCGAGCTCGAGAAGAAATGTGCTGCCTATGTTCGCAATGACGTGTACGGTGCCATGGGACGTGGGGAGCTCCCATTGATGGAGAAGCTGCAGCTTGGAATAGCATTCGTAACGCTCCTCCCTTTACGCATCATATTGGTGATGACTGTTTTGGTCGTGTATTACTTGATTTGTAGAATTTGTACGTTGTTCTCGGTCCCTAATCATGGGGAAGGGCAAGAGGATTATGCGCACTTGGGCGGGTGGAGACGAACCGTGATTCTCCCCTCCGGTCGGTTCCTGTCGAAGACGTTGCTTTTTCTTGTGGGATTTTATCGGATTAACGAAACTCATAATGGTTCAAAAAATTCCCAAGAGAACTCGAAGACTGCG GGAACCCTTCAACCCGATGAGCCAGAACAACGGCCTGGAGCAATTGTATCGAATCACATTTCATATCTGGATATTTTATATCACATGTCCTCTTCCTTTCCTAGCTTTGTTGCTAAG AGGTCAGTGGCTAACATTCCTTTGGTTGGTCTCATCAG CAAATGCCTTGGTTGTGTCTACGTTCAGCGGGAGTCAAAATCATCGGACTTTAAAGGTGTTTCAG GTGTTGTGACTGATAGAGTTTGTAAAGCTCACCAGGATGAATATGCTCCAAAGATACTGCTTTTTCCAG AGGGTACAACAACAAATGGGGATTACCTTATCTCTTTCAAGACTGGTGCCTTTTTGGCAAGAGCACCTGTGGTGCCTGTTATATTGAAGTACCCATACCAAAGATTTAGTTCAGCCTGGGAATCAGTAACAGGG